A region of Saccopteryx leptura isolate mSacLep1 chromosome X, mSacLep1_pri_phased_curated, whole genome shotgun sequence DNA encodes the following proteins:
- the LOC136385441 gene encoding zinc finger X-linked protein ZXDB-like isoform X1, whose amino-acid sequence MEIPRLLPARGARQGGGAGSPAGGGRVHGGPDPRAGQAPARRLLLLRGPQDGGPGRRREEARAASRGPGSGPSPLAPRPDPAGGGGEDFFLVLLDPVGGDVGTAGAGQAAGPVWREEAGPGIQGGESGANHAGRAAPGLRGLSALPARAPALAPAPAPAPAPIPIPIPVPVPAPAPAPARVSAPAPAPGLGPAAAFAGTVTIHNQNLLLRFENGVLTLATPSPPAWEPGVAPAPQPGGLIAPPAGVPHAAQPGDCPELPPDLLLAEPAEPPPAPAPEEEAEGPAAASPAAAAAAAAAAESPRGPLCPGSGMVLYLCPEAQCGQTFAKKHQLKVHLLTHSSSQGQRPFKCPLGGCGWTFTTSYKLKRHLQSHDKLRPFGCPAEGCGKSFTTVYNLKAHMKGHEQENSFKCEVCEESFPTQAKLSAHQRSHFEPERPYQCAFSGCKKTFITVSALFSHNRAHFREQELFSCSFPGCSKQYDKACRLKIHLRSHTGERPFLCDFDGCGWNFTSMSKLLRHKRKHDDDRRFMCPVEGCGKSFTRAEHLKGHSITHLGTKPFVCPVEGCCARFSARSSLYIHSKKHLQDVDTWKSRCPVSTCNKLFTSKHSMKTHMAKRHNLGQDLLAQLEAANALTPSSELTSQGHSDLSDAELVSLFSDVPGNSSAAAVLDTALVNSGILTIDVASVSPTLAGNLPAHNNNCLGQAVDPRALMATTDLPQSLDTSLFFGTTATGFQQSPLDMDDVSSPGAGPLGSLGSLAMKNASQEPQALTPSSKLTVDTDALTPSSTLCENSVSELLTPTKAEWHVHPGSDFFAQEEETQFGFSSPSGNHACQKETDLITVTGSSFLV is encoded by the coding sequence ATGGAAATCCCGAGGCTGCTCCCCGCCCGCGGGGCGCGACAGGGCGGCGGCGCTGGCAGCCCCGCGGGCGGCGGCCGAGTCCACGGAGGCCCTGACCCGCGGGCTGGCCAGGCCCCCGCGCGCCGCCTCCTGCTGCTCCGGGGCCCCCAAGATGGCGGGCCCGGGCGGCGGCGCGAGGAGGCCCGCGCGGCCTCACGGGGCCCGGGCTCGGGCCCGAGCCCTTTGGCGCCGAGGCCCGAtccggctggcggcggcggcgaaGACTTCTTCCTGGTGCTGCTGGACCCGGTGGGTGGCGACGTGGGGACCGCGGGCGCTGGGCAGGCCGCGGGGCCCGTCTGGAGGGAGGAGGCCGGCCCCGGGATCCAGGGCGGCGAGAGCGGCGCGAACCACGCGGGCCGTGCTGCGCCGGGCCTCCGCGGCCTGTCCGCGCTGCCGGCCCGGGCCCCGGCcctggccccggccccggccccggctccGGCCCCGATCCCGATCCCGATCCCGGTTCCGGTCCCGGCCCCGGCTCCCGCCCCGGCCCGGgtctccgcccccgcccccgcccccggcctGGGCCCCGCCGCGGCCTTCGCGGGCACTGTCACCATCCACAACCAGAACCTGCTGCTGCGCTTCGAGAACGGCGTCCTGACCCTGGCCACGCCCTCGCCGCCAGCCTGGGAGCCGGGGGTCGCGCCGGCCCCGCAGCCCGGCGGCCTGATCGCCCCGCCAGCGGGGGTCCCCCACGCCGCGCAGCCGGGCGACTGCCCGGAGCTGCCGCCGGACCTGCTGCTGGCCGAGCCGGCGGAACCCCCGCCTGCCCCGGCGCccgaggaggaggcggagggccCGGCCGCCGcctcccccgccgccgccgccgccgccgccgccgccgccgagaGCCCTCGCGGGCCGCTGTGCCCGGGCTCCGGCATGGTGCTCTACCTGTGTCCGGAGGCGCAGTGCGGGCAAACCTTCGCCAAGAAGCACCAGCTGAAGGTGCACCTGCTGACGCAcagcagcagccagggccagaggccCTTCAAGTGCCCCCTCGGCGGCTGCGGCTGGACGTTCACCACCTCCTACAAGCTCAAGAGGCACCTGCAGTCGCACGACAAGCTGCGGCCCTTCGGCTGCCCGGCGGAGGGCTGTGGGAAGAGCTTCACCACGGTGTACAACCTCAAGGCGCACATGAAGGGCCACGAGCAGGAGAACTCCTTCAAATGCGAGGTGTGTGAAGAGAGCTTCCCCACGCAGGCCAAGCTCAGCGCCCACCAGCGCAGCCACTTCGAGCCCGAGAGGCCCTACCAGTGCGCCTTTTCCGGCTGCAAGAAGACGTTCATCACGGTGAGTGCCCTGTTTTCCCATAACCGCGCCCACTTCAGGGAGCAGGAACtcttttcctgctccttcccggGCTGCAGCAAGCAGTACGACAAGGCCTGTCGGCTGAAAATCCACCTGCGGAGCCACACCGGCGAGAGACCTTTCCTGTGTGACTTTGACGGCTGTGGCTGGAACTTCACCAGCATGTCCAAACTGCTAAGGCACAAGAGGAAGCACGACGACGACCGCAGGTTCATGTGCCCCGTGGAAGGCTGTGGCAAATCTTTCACGAGGGCCGAGCATCTGAAAGGCCACAGCATAACCCACCTGGGCACAAAGCCGTTTGTGTGCCCCGTGGAAGGCTGCTGCGCCAGGTTCTCAGCTCGCAGCAGTCTCTACATCCACTCCAAGAAACACTTGCAGGACGTGGACACCTGGAAAAGCCGCTGCCCGGTCTCCACTTGTAATAAACTCTTCACGTCCAAGCACAGCATGAAGACCCACATGGCCAAGAGGCACAACCTCGGCCAGGATCTCTTAGCTCAGCTAGAAGCTGCGAATGCGCTCACGCCCAGCAgtgagctgaccagccagggacACAGTGACCTCAGTGACGCAGAGCTGGTGTCCCTCTTCTCCGATGTGCCTGGCAATAGCTCCGCCGCCGCGGTGCTGGACACGGCATTGGTGAACTCTGGCATCTTGACCATTGATGTGGCTTCTGTGAGCCCCACTCTGGCCGGGAACCTCCCTGCTCACAACAATAATTGCTTGGGGCAGGCTGTGGACCCTCGGGCCTTGATGGCCACCACTGACCTTCCTCAGAGTCTGGATACCTCTCTCTTTTTTGGAACCACAGCCACCGGTTTTCAGCAGAGCCCCTTGGACATGGACGATGTCTCGAGCCCGGGGGCGGGGCCGTTGGGATCTCTGGGCTCTTTGGCTATGAAGAACGCGAGTCAAGAGCCCCAGGCGTTGACCCCCAGCAGTAAGCTAACAGTGGACACAGATGCTCTGACTCCTTCAAGCACCCTGTGTGAAAACAGTGTCTCAGAACTACTGACGCCAACCAAAGCAGAATGGCACGTGCACCCTGGCTCTGACTTCTTTGCACAGGAGGAAGAAACCCAGTTTGGATTCTCCAGTCCGTCCGGAAACCATGCTTGTCAGAAAGAAACAGATCTCATCACAGTGACTGGCAGCTCATTTTTGGTATGA
- the LOC136385441 gene encoding zinc finger X-linked protein ZXDB-like isoform X2, with product MEIPRLLPARGARQGGGAGSPAGGGRVHGGPDPRAGQAPARRLLLLRGPQDGGPGRRREEARAASRGPGSGPSPLAPRPDPAGGGGEDFFLVLLDPVGGDVGTAGAGQAAGPVWREEAGPGIQGGESGANHAGRAAPGLRGLSALPARAPALAPAPAPAPAPIPIPIPVPVPAPAPAPARVSAPAPAPGLGPAAAFAGTVTIHNQNLLLRFENGVLTLATPSPPAWEPGVAPAPQPGGLIAPPAGVPHAAQPGDCPELPPDLLLAEPAEPPPAPAPEEEAEGPAAASPAAAAAAAAAAESPRGPLCPGSGMVLYLCPEAQCGQTFAKKHQLKVHLLTHSSSQGQRPFKCPLGGCGWTFTTSYKLKRHLQSHDKLRPFGCPAEGCGKSFTTVYNLKAHMKGHEQENSFKCEVCEESFPTQAKLSAHQRSHFEPERPYQCAFSGCKKTFITVSALFSHNRAHFREQELFSCSFPGCSKQYDKACRLKIHLRSHTGERPFLCDFDGCGWNFTSMSKLLRHKRKHDDDRRFMCPVEGCGKSFTRAEHLKGHSITHLGTKPFVCPVEGCCARFSARSSLYIHSKKHLQDVDTWKSRCPVSTCNKLFTSKHSMKTHMAKRHNLGQDLLAQLEAANALTPSSELTSQGHSDLSDAELVSLFSDVPGNSSAAAVLDTALVNSGILTIDVASVSPTLAGNLPAHNNNCLGQAVDPRALMATTDLPQSLDTSLFFGTTATGFQQSPLDMDDVSSPGAGPLGSLGSLAMKNASQEPQALTPSSKLTVDTDALTPSSTLCENSVSELLTPTKAEWHVHPGSDFFAQEEETQFGFSSPSGNHACQKETDLITVTGSSFLV from the exons ATGGAAATCCCGAGGCTGCTCCCCGCCCGCGGGGCGCGACAGGGCGGCGGCGCTGGCAGCCCCGCGGGCGGCGGCCGAGTCCACGGAGGCCCTGACCCGCGGGCTGGCCAGGCCCCCGCGCGCCGCCTCCTGCTGCTCCGGGGCCCCCAAGATGGCGGGCCCGGGCGGCGGCGCGAGGAGGCCCGCGCGGCCTCACGGGGCCCGGGCTCGGGCCCGAGCCCTTTGGCGCCGAGGCCCGAtccggctggcggcggcggcgaaGACTTCTTCCTGGTGCTGCTGGACCCGGTGGGTGGCGACGTGGGGACCGCGGGCGCTGGGCAGGCCGCGGGGCCCGTCTGGAGGGAGGAGGCCGGCCCCGGGATCCAGGGCGGCGAGAGCGGCGCGAACCACGCGGGCCGTGCTGCGCCGGGCCTCCGCGGCCTGTCCGCGCTGCCGGCCCGGGCCCCGGCcctggccccggccccggccccggctccGGCCCCGATCCCGATCCCGATCCCGGTTCCGGTCCCGGCCCCGGCTCCCGCCCCGGCCCGGgtctccgcccccgcccccgcccccggcctGGGCCCCGCCGCGGCCTTCGCGGGCACTGTCACCATCCACAACCAGAACCTGCTGCTGCGCTTCGAGAACGGCGTCCTGACCCTGGCCACGCCCTCGCCGCCAGCCTGGGAGCCGGGGGTCGCGCCGGCCCCGCAGCCCGGCGGCCTGATCGCCCCGCCAGCGGGGGTCCCCCACGCCGCGCAGCCGGGCGACTGCCCGGAGCTGCCGCCGGACCTGCTGCTGGCCGAGCCGGCGGAACCCCCGCCTGCCCCGGCGCccgaggaggaggcggagggccCGGCCGCCGcctcccccgccgccgccgccgccgccgccgccgccgccgagaGCCCTCGCGGGCCGCTGTGCCCGGGCTCCGGCATGGTGCTCTACCTGTGTCCGGAGGCGCAGTGCGGGCAAACCTTCGCCAAGAAGCACCAGCTGAAGGTGCACCTGCTGACGCAcagcagcagccagggccagaggccCTTCAAGTGCCCCCTCGGCGGCTGCGGCTGGACGTTCACCACCTCCTACAAGCTCAAGAGGCACCTGCAGTCGCACGACAAGCTGCGGCCCTTCGGCTGCCCGGCGGAGGGCTGTGGGAAGAGCTTCACCACGGTGTACAACCTCAAGGCGCACATGAAGGGCCACGAGCAGGAGAACTCCTTCAAATGCGAGGTGTGTGAAGAGAGCTTCCCCACGCAGGCCAAGCTCAGCGCCCACCAGCGCAGCCACTTCGAGCCCGAGAGGCCCTACCAGTGCGCCTTTTCCGGCTGCAAGAAGACGTTCATCACGGTGAGTGCCCTGTTTTCCCATAACCGCGCCCACTTCAGGGAGCAGGAACtcttttcctgctccttcccggGCTGCAGCAAGCAGTACGACAAGGCCTGTCGGCTGAAAATCCACCTGCGGAGCCACACCGGCGAGAGACCTTTCCTGTGTGACTTTGACGGCTGTGGCTGGAACTTCACCAGCATGTCCAAACTGCTAAGGCACAAGAGGAAGCACGACGACGACCGCAGGTTCATGTGCCCCGTGGAAGGCTGTGGCAAATCTTTCACGAGGGCCGAGCATCTGAAAGGCCACAGCATAACCCACCTGGGCACAAAGCCGTTTGTGTGCCCCGTGGAAGGCTGCTGCGCCAGGTTCTCAGCTCGCAGCAGTCTCTACATCCACTCCAAGAAACACTTGCAGGACGTGGACACCTGGAAAAGCCGCTGCCCGGTCTCCACTTGTAATAAACTCTTCACGTCCAAGCACAGCATGAAGACCCACATGGCCAAGAGGCACAACCTCGGCCAGGATCTCTTAGCTCAGCTAGAAGCTGCGAATGCGCTCACGCCCAGCAgtgagctgaccagccagggacACAGTGACCTCAGTGACGCAGAGCTGGTGTCCCTCTTCTCCGATGTGCCTGGCAATAGCTCCGCCGCCGCGGTGCTGGACACGGCATTGGTGAACTCTGGCATCTTGACCATTGATGTGGCTTCTGTGAGCCCCACTCTGGCCGGGAACCTCCCTGCTCACAACAATAATTGCTTGGGGCAGGCTGTGGACCCTCGGGCCTTGATGGCCACCACTGACCTTCCTCAGAGTCTGGATACCTCTCTCTTTTTTGGAACCACAGCCACCGGTTTTCAGCAGAGCCCCTTGGACATGGACGATGTCTCGAGCCCGGGGGCGGGGCCGTTGGGATCTCTGGGCTCTTTGGCTATGAAGAACGCGAGTCAAGAGCCCCAGGCGTTGACCCCCAGCAGTAAGCTAACAGTGGACACAGATGCTCTGACTCCTTCAAGCACCCTGTGTGAAAACAGTGTCTCAGAACTACTGACGCCAACCAAAGCAGAATGGCACGTGCACCCTGGCTCTGACTTCTTTGCACAGGAGGAAGAAACCCAGTTTGGATTCTCCAGTCCGTCCGGAAACCATGCTTGTCAGAAAGAAACAGATCTCATCACAGTGACTGGCAGCTCATTTTTG gtttga